In Phycisphaerae bacterium, the DNA window TTCTCAAGACGTCGCGTTGTCCGTCGGGAAGCCGATTGATTGCTGCGCGAATTGTCTCGAGACGGGGATCTCCCGCCATCGGCCGGACATCAGGCCAGTCCTGGTCAAGTCCGTGACTTGGCCAACGTGCCCGGCGGCGATGTTCGGCACGCAGCAGATTCGCCGCAATTCCATAGAGCCATGCGGAGGCCGACCGGGCCGCGAGAAGCGGTTCAGGATTCTGCGTCGCCACGAGGAACACCTGCTGCAACAACTCGTCCGCGACATGGGCATCGGCGACACGTCTTCTCAGGAAGCGAAGCAGTCGCGGCCCTTCGCGGTAATAGAGCTCTTCGAGGTGCGTCGGGGCGTGCTCCATGTGCTCTCTACCTTGATTGTGTCAAGAAGCGAGATGAAAGTTCGCGCAATTCTTGTTTTTTTGTCGGGAAGCGGACGGTTCTCAGCGGGCTCTAATACGTCGCTTCGAATGCGCATTCAAAGGCATAACAATATCGCCCGCCATCGCGAAAGTGGCACATTGAGCGATTCGGCGGCAGCACACATGGCGGTCGCATGGTCGAGGGCCGAAGAATTCGTGTTGTCCCTGTTCGCCAGGTCATCAAGGGCGGCGCGTGTACGCGGAGGCCGGGGAGCCGAATTGCCTTGATTTCCGGGAGCTGCCGCCGGCCTCGCGGGCGTTGGGAAGCGTGCTTGTCGGCCGGTCCGTCGCCGCCAGGACGCAGTTGTTGGTTCCGCAATGGCGTTACGCCGCACGTTCCGAGCCCCGGGCTCCGGGATTTTCAGTGGCTGCTCATGAAGCAGTATCGCGATCAGGGAAGCAGGCCGTAGCGCTCCATGCGATACCTTAATTGATCGCGGGAGAGGTGGAGCAGCTTTGCCGCCTTGGTCTGGTTGTTTCCAGTTTCGGAAAGCGCCTTGCGGACAAATTGTTCCTCGATGGTGTGAAGGTCGATGCCATCTGGCGGGATTTCGATCGGGAAGGCCGACGACAATGGCTGGCCATTGCCGGTGCTGCCGAGCACGATGTCATCACACTGTATTGAGCCGTGTTTCGACAGAAGGATCGCGCGTTCCATGGCGTTTCGGAGTTCCCGAACGTTTCCGGGCCAACTGTAATCGCGCAGCTTCTGAATCGCGGTGGGAGACAATACCCGGTGGCCTTTGCGAAACTCCCTGGCGAAGAGGTCGACGTAGTATTCGGCGATCAGCTGGATGTCCTCGCCGCGCTCGCGCAGCGGCGGGAGGAAGATCGGAATGATGTTCAGTCGATAGAACAGATCCTCGCGGAACTTTCCCTCTCCGATGAGGACTTCAATTTCGCGATTGGTAGCGGCGACGATTCGAACATCCACTTCAATGTCCTGGACACCGCCGACGCGCCGGAAGGTCTTTTCCTCAAGGAATCGAAGCAGCTTGGCCTGAAGCTGCGGCGGCATGTCGCCAACTTCATCGAGGAAAACCGTCCCGCCGGCAGCGAGTTCGAGCAGGCCTTTCTTCATGGATTTGGCATCCGTGAAGGCGCCGCGTTCGTGGCCGAACAACTCGCTTTCGAGAAGGGTTTCGCTGATGGCGGTGCAGGTGATGTTCATGAACGGGCGGTTTGCGCGGTCGGAATTGTAGTGGATGGCTTTGGCGATCAAGTCTTTTCCGGTGCCGCTTTCGCCGCGCAGAAAAATGGTGCTTGCCCCGCTGCGTGCCACATCGCGAACGAGTTCAAACAGCTCCTGCATGGGCGCACATTTGCCGAGAATGCGGTCGAATCCGAACTTCTCCCGCATCTGGGCGCGGAAATCCCGCACTTCCCGCTTCAGGCGTGTGGTTTCGAGTGCTTTGTTGACGGTCATCATCAGCGCGTCCATTTTGAACGGCTTGCTGACGTAATCGTAGGCGCCCAGTCGCATCGCTTCGACAGCATCCTCGATGTTGCTGTAGGCCGTCATGATGAGCACGACGATGTCCTCATCCTGCTCGCGAATCTTTCGCAGGACGGCCAGACCGGTCATGTCCGGGAGCTTGTAGTCCAGCATGACCAGGTCGAATTGGGCTTGATTGAGTTTTTCAAGTCCTGCCATCCCGGTTTCGGCATCATCGACGATGAAACCTTCATCATGGAACTGCTGACGGAGTGACCAGCGGATGAGCTTCTCGTCTTCGATAATCAGAATGCGTGGCTTGCTCATGTTCGACTCGGTAATTCGACGGTGACTCGGGTTCCTCGACCA includes these proteins:
- a CDS encoding sigma-70 family RNA polymerase sigma factor, whose protein sequence is MEHAPTHLEELYYREGPRLLRFLRRRVADAHVADELLQQVFLVATQNPEPLLAARSASAWLYGIAANLLRAEHRRRARWPSHGLDQDWPDVRPMAGDPRLETIRAAINRLPDGQRDVLRMRLTEGLSYAETAAALQLPIGTVRSRIHLAVNRLKSELADLSATR
- a CDS encoding sigma-54-dependent Fis family transcriptional regulator, translating into MSKPRILIIEDEKLIRWSLRQQFHDEGFIVDDAETGMAGLEKLNQAQFDLVMLDYKLPDMTGLAVLRKIREQDEDIVVLIMTAYSNIEDAVEAMRLGAYDYVSKPFKMDALMMTVNKALETTRLKREVRDFRAQMREKFGFDRILGKCAPMQELFELVRDVARSGASTIFLRGESGTGKDLIAKAIHYNSDRANRPFMNITCTAISETLLESELFGHERGAFTDAKSMKKGLLELAAGGTVFLDEVGDMPPQLQAKLLRFLEEKTFRRVGGVQDIEVDVRIVAATNREIEVLIGEGKFREDLFYRLNIIPIFLPPLRERGEDIQLIAEYYVDLFAREFRKGHRVLSPTAIQKLRDYSWPGNVRELRNAMERAILLSKHGSIQCDDIVLGSTGNGQPLSSAFPIEIPPDGIDLHTIEEQFVRKALSETGNNQTKAAKLLHLSRDQLRYRMERYGLLP